A window of Candidatus Hydrogenedentota bacterium genomic DNA:
GTCCTGTCCTTCGTTCCCCTGATCGCGCCCTCCTCGCTAAAGGCCGAGATCCCCGCCGGGGAGGCCGTGCGCGACTCCGTCGCCGAGGCGCGGCAGGAGATCATGGACATTCTGGACGGGCGCGACCGGCGCCTGCTCGTGATCGTGGGGCCGTGCTCGGTGCACCACCGGGACGCGGCGCTGGACTACGCCGCCCGGCTGGCGCGGCTGCGGGCGGAGCTGGGCGACCGGCTGCTGCTGGTGATGCGGGTGTATTTCGAGAAGCCGCGCACGACGGTGGGCTGGAAGGGCCTGATCAACGACCCCGACCTGGACGGCAGCTACAACGTGGTAAAGGGGCTGCGCAAGGCGCGCGAGATCCTGCTGCGGATCAATGAGATGGGCGTGCCCGCGGCCAGCGAGCTGCTTGACCCCATCATCCCGCAGTACATCGCCGACCTGCTGGCGTGGGTGTCCATCGGCGCGCGCACCAGCGAGTCGCAGACCCACCGCGAGCTCGCCAGCGGCCTCTCCATGCCCGTCGGCTTCAAGAACGGCACCAGCGGCAATCTCCAGGTCGCCATTGACGGCGTGCTCTCCGCCTCCTGCGCCCACCATTTCCTCGGCGTGGACGAACACGGCGGCACCTGCGTCGTCGCCACGCGGGGCAACCCCTGCTGCCATATCATCCTGCGGGGCGGGCGCTCGGGGCCGAACTACGACCCCGTAAGCGTCATCACCGCCGAGGAGCAGATGAAGACGGCCGGGCTGCCGCCCCGGATTCTCGTGGACTGCAGCCACGCCAACTGCGGCAAGCGCCCGCACCTGCAGGCCCATGTCCTGCGGGACGTCGTCCAGCAGCGCCTGGAGGGCGGCACCTCCCTCATGGGCGTGATGCTGGAGAGCAACCTCGGCGGCGGCAGCCAGAAACTCGCCGGGGACGCCTCGCAGCTCGCCTACGGCGTCAGCATCACCGACCCCTGCCTGGACTGGGACGCCACGGAGGGCATCCTCCGCGAGGCCCACGCCAAACTGGCCGCCTGCGGGGACTGTCCCCGGAAATAACCCGCCGCCGAAAGGAGCCCCGCCATGCGCAAGATCGCCCTCGTCATGAAGCTCAAGCCCGGATTTGAAGCCGAATACAAACGCCGCCACGACGCGCTCTGGCCCGAGATGGCCGACATGCTCCGCCGGGCGGGCGTGTCCGACTACTCCATCTTCCTCGACCGGGAAACCCTCACCCTCTTCGCCGTCCACCGGCTGGAGGATGAAAACACCCTCGCCGACCTGCCCAACACCGAAACGGTGAAAAAGTGGTGGGCGTACATGGCGGACATCATGGAAACCAACCCCGACAACTCCCCCTGGAACCGGCCGCTGGAGGAGGTCTTCTACCTCGAGTAGGCCGCGGGGGGCTGGAAACAGAAAATGACACAGGAACCAAGGCAATTCCACGCGACCACCGTCCTCTGCGTGCGCAGGGACGGCGTGGTCGCCCTCGGCGGCGACGGCCAGGTCACCCTCGGCGACACGGTCATGAAGGGCAACGCAGTCAAAATCCGGCGGCTCGCCGACGGCGCCGTGCTGGCCGGCTTCGCCGGGGCGGTCGCCGACGCCTTCACCCTCTTCGACCGCTTCGAGGCCCGGCTCAAGGAGCACAACAACCTCCTCACCCGCGCCGCCGTGGAACTGGGCCGCGAGTGGCGCACGGACAAGTACCTCCGCCAGCTCAACGCCCTGCTCGCCGTCTGCGACCGCAGCACCTCCCTTCTCATCAGCGGCACCGGCGAGATCATCGAACCCGAGGACGGCATCCTGGCCATCGGCTCCGGCGGCCCCTACGCCCTCGCCGCCGCCCGCGCCCTCACCGCCAACACCCCCCTCTCCGCCCCCGAAGTGGTCGCCGAGGCCCTCCGGATCGCCGCCGGCATCTGCATCTACACCAACACAAACATAACGGTGGAAACGCTTTAGGCCCGTCGGCACCCCCGGTTAAAATTAAGTACCCCCCCGGCGGACGGTCCGGAGGGGTTGCATGTGCTCACGAGAGACATGCGCAAGGGTTTCGCCCCATTTGACTCCCCGCCCCCTCTCCGGGTTTCACCTCACCCAAAAAGCCCGCGCCGCGGCGCTCCGCTTCGCGGTTTCCCCACTTTTTATTGCTTTACTTCCTTGTTTTTCAGGAAAACGTTGTGTATACTCAAGATGGGGTGCGTTAACTCCCGCCGAAGGTGAGATATGCCCCGGCTAACGTTCGGAAACGCCGGACTCAGGCCCCCATGGCACTGGGCCGGAAACTGCACTATATCTAGAAAAGGAGAGGAACGATGACTTTGGGACTCAAACAAACCGGAGTGAGACGTGTGGCCCTGTGCTTGGCACTGGCGATGGTCGCGCTCGCCTTGGCCGCCCCCTCGGCGCGCGCCGAGGAGCGTGTGCCCCGCGTGATGTACATCGGGGACAGCTGGACGGGCTTTTTGTGGGCCTTCCGCACCCTGCGCGACGTGCTTCCGGAATATGAAGGGCTCGGCCGCTGGGTCGAGGTGGGCGCCCGCACCGCGGTCATGGGCTCCAAGGCCTTTGAATGGCTGACGCCGGCGCGGCTGGCGGTGGTGGACGAGGAGCTGGCGCTCAACCCGAACGTGGACGTGGTCGTGGTGACCCTTGGCGGCAACGACTTCTCCGGCGGCACCAAGAACGTCCTGACGTGGAACATGGGCCGCGAGGTGGACTTCTACGACTGGTACTATGAGACGCACAGCGTCGTTGACCGCAACTTCAACGACGACTGGGAAGCCTGGCGGACCTGGTACCAGACCGGCGCCAACTACGACGAGGACCACGCCTTCAAGGCCTGCGCCAATCCCCCGGCGGACGGGTGCTGGGGCTCCGCGCCCAACTACGGCGTGGACCTGCTGATGAACAAGGTCAAGGGCGAGATCAAGCTGCTGGTGCAGCACATCCTTGACGTGCGCCCGGACCTCCGCGTCGTCATCGTGGGCTACGACTACGTCTGCCGCTGGCCCAAGAGCCGCATGGCCCAGAACGCCCACGGCGTGCGCGCCCAGAGCGAGGGCCTCTTCTCCATGGAGCGGACCAAGTTCGAGATCGCCCAGGAGCTCGAAAGCGCGGGATACGCGGGGCGCGTGCGCTTCGTGCAGAACCTCGGCGTGATGCAGCACACCTACGGCTACTACAAGGGCAACGAGCGCGCCATGGAGCCCTGGCATGGCGTCGCCGACCCGGTCATCGCCCCGGGCGTCGCCCCCATGCCCGGCAGCGGCGACACCTGGTTCGTCGGCGGCGACCCGGACTGCCTTTCGCCCCTGGCGTCCTACATTGACTACGACATCCACCTGACCGCCGAGGGCTACGAGATCATCGCCCGGCGCTTCCTCGACGACTGCGTCGCCGAATGGCTCAACTACCCGAAGGTTCTCGCCATCCTTCCCAACGAGGGCAAGTCCCCGCTGCTGACCTTCGGCGTCACCTTCTCCCACCCCGTCACGGGCGTGGACGCCTCCGACTTCGAGGTCTTCCTCGGGCCGAACAAGGCCATGTCCATCGTCGGCGTCGCCGGAACCGGCGACTCCTACGTGGTCACGGCGGACGCCGACGGCGCCTCCGGCGAGGTGCTCATCCGCGTGGTGGACGACGGCAGCATCGTCCGCGAGGACAACGGAATCCAGCTCGGCGGCCCCGGCACGGGCAACGGACTCTTCGAGTTCAACGGCACCTACGAGTACGCCGACATCGTGCGCCCGGGCGACGACAACTTCGCCTTGGCCCTCAACTACCTGTACCTGAACTCCCGCGCCTACGAGGACCTGCTCCAGGGCTTCTCCTTCAACCCGACGCGTTTCGACGCCAACGGAAACTTCTTCCTTGAGGGAAGCATTGACGATCCGATTGTCATCCCCGGCAACAACATGCTGGACATCTTTGAGTTCACCCTTATTGAGTACTGCATGGCCAACCCGGGCGTCAACTACGGCGCCCAGGGCGGCATTGTCGCCGCGGATGTCGCCGCCGCCTGGCAGAACAACATCGCCGAAATGCAGGCCGTCCTCGGCGGCGACGGCGGCCTCGCCGACCTGATTCTGCCCGGCCTGGACACCATTCTGGCGGGCTACATGACCCTGGGCGACCCCAACTCCCTCACGCTGCCCATCGTTCTGATTCCCCTGCTCGCCGAGTTGAAGGATCAGGGCTTCCCGGTGGAAATCGGCATACTTGACCAGTCCCATTTCGTCATGTTCCCGGCCATCCTCGCGAAAACGGCTGACGCGGACAAGGACGGCTGGACCAACGAGCAGGAGTACGCCTACTTCGCCTGCGAAGGCGCCGGCGCCTACGCCGCCGCCGCCTGCAACGCCGCCATCCAGCCGAAGACCGGCGCGGGCACCTACGAGCGCGACGACCCCGCGCGCATCGCCATGCTGGGCGCCGGCGCGCAGAGCCCCGCGTGGGACAGCACCTTCCAGTGGTTCCGAAACGGCGTGCCGCTGGCCGATGACGGCAACATCAACGGCAGCGCGACCCGCTGCCTGAACATCCTCGCCATGACGCCGGAACTGACCGGAAACTACACCTGCGCCTACCTCGTGCCCGGCACTCCAGACCCCAAACTGCGGGCGCCCGCCACCTACGGCCCCATCCAGGTGAAGGGCGTCGAGGCCCTGCCCGCCGCCTCCGGCTTCGGGCTGGGCGCGCTGGCCCTGGCCACCGCCCTCGGCGGCCTGGCCGCCCTGCGCCGCAGGAAGTAACCGCCGTCACAGGACTCTTCCCCGGGCCGCCGGTCTTCGGACCGGCGGCCCGGCCTGCATTCCGGACGCCGGGGGGAAGCGGTCCCGCGGGCGCTGTGGTACCATGGGACGGCGGCGGACGGCCCTCCGCGCCGCCGCAGGAAGCAAGGCCGGGGGCGCGGTGTTAATGGAAAAGACGGAACATGGAAACAAGACGGGGCTCAAGAAACGCCCCACCGAAGACGTGGAGGAGCCGCCCTCCTACCGCGTCCTGCTGCTGAACGACGATTACACCACCATGGATTTCGTGGTCGGCATCCTGGAGGAGGTCTTCCACAAGCCCCGGGGCGAGGCCATGCGCATCATGCTCGCGGTGCACCGGCATGGCCGGGGCCTCGCCGGTGTTTACATAAGGCAGGTGGCGGAGACGAAATGCGGCACGGTGGCCGCACGCGCGCGCGCCGCGGGGTTCCCGCTGCGCTGCGCCATGGAGAGGGAGTAGGCGGAGAAACGGCGCAAGCCGGGAAAGAGACCGGAAAATGCTGAGCAGAGAGCTGGAAAAGGTGCTGGGACGGGCGCTGCACGAGGCCCGGTCGCGGCGCCATGAATACCTGAGCGTGGAGCATGTGCTCCACGCCCTCACCCGCGACCCCTACGGGGCGGAGATTATCACCGCCTGCGGCGGCGACACAAAGGCCCTGCGCCGCGCCCTGGAGCAGTTCCTGGAGCGCCACATCGAGCGGGTGCCCGAGGGCAAACCGGTCACCCTCCAGCAGACCGCCTCCCTGGAACGCCTGCTGCAGCGCGCCTTCCTCCAGGTGCAGTTCTCCGGCAAGGAGTCCGTGGACGCCGGGGACATCCTGGCCGCCATCCTGGACGAGGACGAGCTGCACGCGGCGGTCTTCCTGAGAAGACAGGGGATAACCCGCCTCGACGTGCTCGATTATGTCTCCCACGGCGTCTCCAAGGCCGGAAAAGACGCCGGCGGAGAATCCGACGACGGGGAATGGTACGAGGAGGACGATGGGGACGAGGAGGAGGCGGGGGTCCGCGGAGAGAAGGAGCGGCCCGCCCCCAGCGCCCTGGAATCCTTCACGGTCTCCCTCACCAAGCGGGCCGCCGAGGGCGCCCTCGACCCCCTGATCGGCCGCGACCGGGAAATCCGGCGCGCCCTGCGCATCCTGTGCCGCAGGCGCAAGAACAACCCCGTCTTCGTGGGCGAGCCCGGCACCGGAAAGACCGCCCTGGCCGAGGGCCTCGCCCTGCGCCTCCACGAGGCCGCCACCGGCGCGGGCCGGGTGCATGTGCCCGACGACCTGAAACAGGCCGAAATCCTCTCGCTGGACGTCGCGGGCATGCTGGCGGGAACCAAGTTCCGCGGCGACTTCGAGCAGCGCGTGAAGGGCGTCGTGCGCGAGGCCGCGCAGCGCGGCAACGTGATCCTCTTCATAGACGAGATTCACAGCATCGTCGGCGCCGGATCCACCTCCGAGTCCACCATGGACGCCTCCGCCATTCTCAAGCCCGCCCTCGCCTCCGGCGAGCTGCGCTGCATCGGCGCGACGACCCACGGGGATTTCAAGAACCACTTTGAGAAGGACCACGCCCTGGCCCGCCGCTTCCAGAAGATTGAAGTGGACGAGCCGGATGTGGACGACACCCTGCGCATCCTCCGGGGCCTGCGCGGCCGCTACGAGGCGCACCACGGCGTGCGCTACACCAATGACGCCCTGCGCGCCGCCGCCGAGCTGGCCGCACGCCACATTAACGACCGCTTCCTCCCCGACAAGGCCATTGACCTCCTCGACGAGGCCGGCGCGGGCGCCCGCACCGACGGCCCCGCCCGCAGGAAAACCATCCGGCCCCGCGACATCGAGCAGGTGGTCTCCGAGATCGCCCAGATTCCCGCCCGCAACCTGAGCGGGTCGGAAAAGGACCGCCTGGGCGTCCTCGAGAAAGACCTGCTCACTGCCGTCTACGGACAGGACGAGGCCGTCGCGGAGGTCGTGCGCGCCATCAAGCGCGCCCGCGCGGGGCTGGGCCGGCCCAACAAGCCCATCGGTTCCTTCCTCTTCGCCGGCCCCACCGGCGTCGGCAAGACCGAGGTCGCCCGGCGCCTCGCGGAAACCCTCGGCAACCACTTCGCCTGCTACGACATGAGCGAGTACATGGAGAAGCACGCCGTGTCGCGCCTCATCGGCGCGCCCCCGGGCTATGTCGGCTTCGAGCAGGGCGGCCTGCTGGTGGACGAAATCCGCAGGAACCCCTACACCGTCCTGCTGCTCGACGAGATTGAGAAGGCCCACCCGGACCTCTTCAACATCCTCCTCCAGGTCATGGACAGCGCCACCCTCACGGACAACGCGGGCCGCAAGGCCGACTTCCGCAACGTGGTCCTCATCATGACCTCCAACGCGGGGGCGCGTGAAATGGCCGCCCCCTCCATCGGCTTCCAGTCCGACGGGGAGGACGCCGCCCCCAAGAGCCGAAAGGCCATCGAGAAGGCCTTCTCCCCGGAGTTCCGCAACCGCCTGGACGGCGTCATCATTTTCCACTCCCTCACCATGGAGGTGGTCGGACGGATTGTGGACAAGTTCATCCGCCAGCTCAACCGGCAGCTTGTGGAACGCCGCGTCAC
This region includes:
- the hslV gene encoding ATP-dependent protease subunit HslV — translated: MTQEPRQFHATTVLCVRRDGVVALGGDGQVTLGDTVMKGNAVKIRRLADGAVLAGFAGAVADAFTLFDRFEARLKEHNNLLTRAAVELGREWRTDKYLRQLNALLAVCDRSTSLLISGTGEIIEPEDGILAIGSGGPYALAAARALTANTPLSAPEVVAEALRIAAGICIYTNTNITVETL
- a CDS encoding 3-deoxy-7-phosphoheptulonate synthase; translation: MRTVDNLNVLSFVPLIAPSSLKAEIPAGEAVRDSVAEARQEIMDILDGRDRRLLVIVGPCSVHHRDAALDYAARLARLRAELGDRLLLVMRVYFEKPRTTVGWKGLINDPDLDGSYNVVKGLRKAREILLRINEMGVPAASELLDPIIPQYIADLLAWVSIGARTSESQTHRELASGLSMPVGFKNGTSGNLQVAIDGVLSASCAHHFLGVDEHGGTCVVATRGNPCCHIILRGGRSGPNYDPVSVITAEEQMKTAGLPPRILVDCSHANCGKRPHLQAHVLRDVVQQRLEGGTSLMGVMLESNLGGGSQKLAGDASQLAYGVSITDPCLDWDATEGILREAHAKLAACGDCPRK
- the clpA gene encoding ATP-dependent Clp protease ATP-binding subunit ClpA translates to MLSRELEKVLGRALHEARSRRHEYLSVEHVLHALTRDPYGAEIITACGGDTKALRRALEQFLERHIERVPEGKPVTLQQTASLERLLQRAFLQVQFSGKESVDAGDILAAILDEDELHAAVFLRRQGITRLDVLDYVSHGVSKAGKDAGGESDDGEWYEEDDGDEEEAGVRGEKERPAPSALESFTVSLTKRAAEGALDPLIGRDREIRRALRILCRRRKNNPVFVGEPGTGKTALAEGLALRLHEAATGAGRVHVPDDLKQAEILSLDVAGMLAGTKFRGDFEQRVKGVVREAAQRGNVILFIDEIHSIVGAGSTSESTMDASAILKPALASGELRCIGATTHGDFKNHFEKDHALARRFQKIEVDEPDVDDTLRILRGLRGRYEAHHGVRYTNDALRAAAELAARHINDRFLPDKAIDLLDEAGAGARTDGPARRKTIRPRDIEQVVSEIAQIPARNLSGSEKDRLGVLEKDLLTAVYGQDEAVAEVVRAIKRARAGLGRPNKPIGSFLFAGPTGVGKTEVARRLAETLGNHFACYDMSEYMEKHAVSRLIGAPPGYVGFEQGGLLVDEIRRNPYTVLLLDEIEKAHPDLFNILLQVMDSATLTDNAGRKADFRNVVLIMTSNAGAREMAAPSIGFQSDGEDAAPKSRKAIEKAFSPEFRNRLDGVIIFHSLTMEVVGRIVDKFIRQLNRQLVERRVTLSLSDEARTWLAEAGYDPKFGARPLARKIEQEIEPLLAEEILFGRLTDGGQVEVRIQDGKPAFTITPPPPEGRRKKSTVEA
- the clpS gene encoding ATP-dependent Clp protease adapter ClpS, which encodes MEKTEHGNKTGLKKRPTEDVEEPPSYRVLLLNDDYTTMDFVVGILEEVFHKPRGEAMRIMLAVHRHGRGLAGVYIRQVAETKCGTVAARARAAGFPLRCAMERE
- the rhaM gene encoding L-rhamnose mutarotase; this encodes MRKIALVMKLKPGFEAEYKRRHDALWPEMADMLRRAGVSDYSIFLDRETLTLFAVHRLEDENTLADLPNTETVKKWWAYMADIMETNPDNSPWNRPLEEVFYLE